One window from the genome of Bacillus weihaiensis encodes:
- a CDS encoding cold-shock protein, translating to MQQGTVKWFNAEKGFGFIEVEGGDDVFVHFSAIQGEGFKSLDEGQKVTFDVEQGQRGPQATNVNKA from the coding sequence ATGCAACAAGGTACAGTAAAATGGTTTAACGCAGAAAAAGGTTTCGGATTCATCGAAGTTGAAGGTGGAGACGACGTATTCGTACATTTCTCAGCTATCCAAGGCGAAGGATTTAAATCTTTAGACGAAGGTCAAAAAGTAACTTTCGACGTTGAGCAAGGTCAACGTGGACCTCAAGCTACAAACGTAAACAAAGCATAA
- a CDS encoding BH0509 family protein, translating into MSQSARESKVRDLLDKHKFNENQIAEMSDPQIEYFHWLYFEDSVYDYM; encoded by the coding sequence ATGAGCCAATCAGCTAGAGAATCTAAAGTGAGAGACTTATTAGACAAACATAAATTCAATGAAAATCAAATTGCAGAAATGTCAGATCCGCAGATTGAATACTTTCACTGGCTCTATTTTGAAGATTCTGTATACGACTATATGTAA
- a CDS encoding BH0509 family protein: MSQLARETKVKDLLAKQKFNEQQISEMSDPQIEYFHWLYFEDSIYDYM; this comes from the coding sequence ATGAGCCAACTAGCAAGAGAAACAAAAGTGAAAGATTTATTAGCGAAGCAAAAATTTAATGAACAACAAATCTCAGAAATGTCTGATCCACAAATTGAATACTTTCACTGGCTCTATTTCGAAGATTCTATATACGATTATATGTAA
- a CDS encoding cupin domain-containing protein encodes MYHVNHFSGYQRNGTDQDAADVIMSKLNQTASKLELYYQLARVAPSSSANADLLQVMEEKNASLIRWCQMYRSLTGNEPTYHVQEIPFQGYVEGLQKAYQFEIDAIQEYRYSSDSLNQPMLQPLLLAERASEEQIATQLHKLIENRANKKDYGSNPYVVDINKATKENDTFRTAIWTGNNLQVTLMSIKPGDDIGLEIHPTIDQFIRLEKGQGLVEMGKRKNQLTYKKKVKDDYAIMVPAGTWHNVTNTGKVPMKLYAIYAPPEHPFGTVHMTKADAMAAERYLSHRN; translated from the coding sequence GTGTATCATGTGAATCATTTTTCTGGCTATCAAAGAAATGGGACGGATCAGGACGCAGCAGATGTAATCATGTCGAAACTCAATCAAACGGCATCTAAGCTTGAACTTTATTATCAATTAGCTCGTGTAGCACCTTCTAGCTCAGCAAATGCAGACCTATTACAAGTAATGGAAGAAAAAAATGCCTCCTTGATTCGTTGGTGTCAAATGTATCGTTCTTTAACTGGTAATGAGCCAACTTACCATGTTCAAGAAATACCTTTTCAGGGATATGTTGAAGGTTTACAAAAAGCCTATCAATTTGAAATAGATGCTATTCAAGAATATCGGTATTCCTCAGACAGCCTCAATCAACCAATGTTACAACCCCTACTATTAGCAGAAAGAGCGAGTGAGGAACAAATTGCAACGCAGCTTCATAAATTAATTGAAAATCGTGCGAATAAAAAAGATTATGGGTCAAATCCATATGTAGTGGATATCAATAAAGCGACAAAAGAAAACGATACATTTCGTACAGCTATTTGGACAGGTAATAATCTTCAAGTAACACTTATGAGTATTAAGCCAGGGGATGATATTGGTCTTGAAATTCATCCAACTATCGACCAGTTTATTCGCCTAGAAAAAGGTCAAGGACTCGTTGAAATGGGAAAACGAAAGAATCAGCTTACCTACAAGAAAAAAGTAAAGGACGATTATGCAATTATGGTTCCAGCAGGTACTTGGCATAATGTGACGAATACAGGAAAGGTTCCGATGAAATTATATGCGATCTATGCTCCACCAGAGCACCCATTTGGAACCGTTCATATGACAAAGGCCGACGCAATGGCTGCAGAAAGATATTTGAGCCATCGAAATTGA
- a CDS encoding GNAT family N-acetyltransferase — translation MNFRKATIADIQELVECRKKQLIDEGIEPTIPIDSELFDFFHNKLSDGSLVEWLVVDQEMIIACGAVLFFDFPPSYSNKSGKKAYIANMYTSEPYRGKGLAKQLLLKLVHEVEQAGVSSIFLAASEMGKPVYKKFGFQEKDDYLEYNIT, via the coding sequence ATGAATTTTAGAAAAGCAACAATAGCTGATATACAAGAATTAGTAGAATGCCGAAAAAAGCAGCTTATAGACGAAGGGATTGAACCCACCATTCCAATTGATTCAGAGCTCTTTGATTTTTTTCATAATAAATTAAGTGACGGCTCGCTCGTCGAATGGCTTGTTGTAGACCAAGAGATGATTATTGCCTGTGGAGCCGTACTATTCTTTGACTTTCCACCAAGCTATTCAAATAAATCAGGCAAAAAAGCGTATATCGCAAATATGTATACAAGCGAGCCTTATCGGGGGAAAGGCCTTGCAAAACAACTACTATTAAAATTAGTTCATGAAGTAGAACAGGCAGGTGTCTCATCAATCTTTTTAGCCGCATCCGAGATGGGTAAGCCTGTTTATAAAAAATTCGGCTTTCAAGAGAAGGATGATTATTTAGAGTACAACATAACGTAA
- a CDS encoding nucleotidyltransferase family protein gives MMMEQDIKRMIENDEWMMNVLKAAQTLNLPDWWICAGFVFSKIWDTLHGFNERTPLSDVDVIYYDPLILEEEREKIYEEKLYTIMPDIPWSVKNEARMHLKNKIPPYTSSEDAISKFPETATALGVKLDNKRELVLTAPWGFEDVVEFNVKPTPHFLETQERMEFYKTRVTLKRWESVWNKVKVLHT, from the coding sequence ATGATGATGGAACAAGACATAAAAAGAATGATCGAAAATGATGAATGGATGATGAACGTCTTAAAGGCTGCACAAACACTCAATCTTCCAGATTGGTGGATTTGTGCTGGCTTTGTTTTCTCGAAAATTTGGGATACCTTGCACGGCTTTAACGAGAGAACTCCGCTATCAGATGTTGATGTGATTTACTATGACCCTTTGATTTTAGAAGAAGAGCGTGAAAAAATTTATGAAGAGAAATTATATACGATAATGCCAGATATACCTTGGTCTGTTAAAAATGAAGCACGTATGCATCTGAAAAACAAGATACCTCCATACACATCTTCTGAGGATGCAATCTCAAAATTTCCAGAAACAGCAACTGCATTAGGTGTAAAGCTTGATAATAAAAGGGAGCTAGTATTAACGGCACCATGGGGATTTGAGGATGTAGTCGAGTTTAATGTGAAGCCTACTCCTCACTTTCTGGAAACACAAGAAAGAATGGAATTCTATAAAACAAGGGTTACACTGAAACGTTGGGAATCTGTCTGGAATAAAGTGAAAGTGCTTCACACTTAA
- a CDS encoding sulfite exporter TauE/SafE family protein: MRRLIIFAIVGFFAQLIDGALGMAYGLTSTSLLLAFGVAPAVASASIHMSEIATTAASGISHYKFGNVDKKMVVTLMIPGAISAFIGAAFLSSLPGNLIKPYISIFLLIMGIYILCRFLFKWNPNQEKTTTSSWFLLPLGLIAGFFDAVGGGGWGPINTPALLSRKGAIPSKVIGTVDTSEFAVTTAATLGFILFLGWEQFNYVWVAAFVIGGVIAAPIAAWLVRIIPAYLLGVVVGGFIILTNLHTVLGTIGVSTNTKIAIYILLFIFWLVGITFSIRKNSKLSNLVKE, from the coding sequence TTGAGAAGACTTATCATTTTTGCGATTGTCGGTTTTTTTGCTCAATTAATTGATGGGGCACTTGGAATGGCATATGGACTAACTTCCACTTCACTATTATTAGCGTTTGGAGTAGCACCAGCTGTAGCATCTGCTTCCATCCATATGTCTGAAATAGCTACCACCGCTGCATCAGGGATCTCACACTATAAATTTGGGAATGTTGATAAAAAAATGGTGGTAACCTTGATGATTCCAGGTGCCATAAGTGCTTTTATAGGGGCAGCCTTTTTAAGTAGTCTACCAGGAAATCTCATTAAGCCTTATATATCGATCTTTTTACTAATCATGGGAATTTATATATTATGTCGATTTTTATTCAAATGGAATCCAAATCAGGAAAAGACAACTACCTCATCATGGTTTTTACTACCATTAGGATTGATTGCTGGATTTTTCGATGCTGTAGGTGGTGGGGGATGGGGTCCAATAAATACACCAGCCTTATTGTCAAGAAAAGGAGCGATACCAAGTAAAGTCATAGGAACTGTTGATACTAGTGAATTTGCTGTAACGACCGCTGCGACATTAGGGTTCATTCTCTTTTTAGGATGGGAGCAATTTAATTATGTATGGGTAGCTGCGTTCGTTATTGGAGGTGTCATCGCTGCTCCTATAGCAGCCTGGCTCGTACGGATTATTCCAGCTTACCTCTTAGGTGTTGTGGTGGGAGGGTTTATTATTCTAACCAATCTTCATACAGTACTTGGTACTATCGGGGTTTCAACTAATACTAAAATTGCCATCTATATTCTCCTTTTCATTTTTTGGCTTGTTGGAATTACCTTCAGTATCCGAAAGAATAGTAAGTTAAGTAATTTAGTTAAAGAATAA
- a CDS encoding class I SAM-dependent methyltransferase, giving the protein MISSRRQGKWDATLYDEKHAFISEFGNQLIELLAPKKGEKILDLGCGTGDLAHTLSEQQVNVVGVDQSKSMISKAQIKYPHIPFIVKDALKLEDKNEFDAVFSNATLHWIKAPELALDRIYCSLKQGGRFVAEFGGKGNVRIITDEVIRQIERLGVDFNDNHYPWYFPSIGEYTTIMEKVGFRVTYAEHFDRFTALENENGLRNWLKMFGSSLFHGINEDEKELIVAEVEKKLRPILYKNGKWFADYKRIRVIGLKE; this is encoded by the coding sequence ATGATATCTAGTCGTAGACAAGGAAAGTGGGACGCAACCTTATATGATGAGAAACACGCTTTTATATCAGAATTTGGAAACCAATTAATTGAATTGTTAGCACCTAAAAAAGGGGAAAAGATTCTCGATCTTGGTTGTGGCACTGGTGATTTAGCTCATACATTAAGTGAGCAACAAGTAAATGTTGTAGGAGTAGATCAGTCTAAGAGTATGATATCAAAAGCTCAAATAAAGTATCCACATATTCCATTCATCGTGAAGGATGCACTAAAATTAGAGGACAAAAATGAATTCGATGCCGTATTTTCTAATGCTACTCTTCACTGGATTAAAGCACCTGAATTAGCTCTGGATCGAATTTATTGCTCGCTTAAACAAGGTGGTAGATTTGTTGCAGAATTTGGTGGTAAAGGAAATGTTCGTATCATAACTGATGAAGTAATTCGTCAAATTGAACGTCTTGGAGTAGATTTCAATGACAATCACTATCCATGGTATTTTCCTAGTATAGGTGAATATACGACAATAATGGAAAAAGTAGGCTTTCGAGTTACATATGCTGAACATTTCGATCGATTTACAGCTTTGGAAAATGAAAATGGATTGAGAAATTGGCTTAAAATGTTTGGCTCCAGTTTGTTTCATGGAATCAATGAAGATGAAAAAGAACTCATTGTCGCAGAGGTCGAGAAGAAGCTGAGACCAATTTTATATAAGAATGGAAAATGGTTTGCGGATTATAAAAGAATTAGAGTAATTGGACTAAAAGAATAG
- a CDS encoding NAD(P)-binding domain-containing protein — protein sequence MKNQHTLPVAIIGGGPIGLAAAAHLTLKEEPFILFEAGSSIGSNILEWGHVRMFSTWKYNLDKASRRLLEKTGWVAPNESSLPTGKDLVEKYLLPLSTITELKKNILLHAKVEGIAKKGLNKLKTVKRENSPFEIYVDVKGEQKVFEAKAVIDATGTWQSPNPSLSNGIWTKKEQELIEQIHYGIPDIVQEEDRYKNKTIMVVGSGHSAINSILYLAQLKKQFPQTKLYWVLRKQKVDEAYGGLETDELEARGELGKKMKKLVETNQLTVLTPFSIRELKKEGEKISVSGEWNSKEVVLHDIDELIVNTGFRPDRTFLDEIRIELDPAVESVKSLAPLIDPNIHSCGTVRPHGEQELRHPEKNFYIVGMKSYGRAPTFLLATGYEQVRSIVDYLTGDLESAKKIFLDLPKTGVCSSGIESTLKSTGCEIDVINQKNNSCCK from the coding sequence ATGAAAAACCAACACACACTACCCGTTGCAATTATTGGGGGAGGACCAATAGGGCTAGCTGCCGCTGCTCATCTTACACTAAAAGAAGAACCATTTATTCTTTTTGAAGCAGGGAGTTCAATCGGTTCCAACATCCTTGAATGGGGCCATGTAAGAATGTTTTCAACCTGGAAATATAATCTTGATAAAGCATCAAGACGCTTACTTGAAAAAACAGGCTGGGTAGCTCCTAATGAATCTAGTTTACCCACAGGAAAAGACTTAGTGGAAAAATATCTTCTTCCACTAAGTACTATCACAGAACTGAAAAAGAACATTCTGTTACATGCAAAAGTCGAGGGTATTGCGAAGAAAGGACTCAATAAACTAAAAACTGTAAAAAGAGAAAATTCCCCTTTTGAAATTTATGTAGATGTGAAAGGTGAACAAAAAGTATTCGAAGCAAAGGCAGTAATTGATGCAACAGGGACATGGCAAAGTCCGAATCCATCTTTATCTAATGGAATTTGGACGAAGAAAGAGCAAGAATTAATAGAACAAATTCATTATGGAATACCAGATATTGTTCAAGAAGAAGATCGATATAAAAACAAAACAATAATGGTCGTTGGTAGCGGACATTCCGCCATCAATTCGATCCTATACTTAGCTCAGCTAAAAAAACAATTTCCGCAAACTAAGCTATATTGGGTCTTAAGAAAACAAAAGGTGGATGAAGCCTACGGAGGTCTTGAAACTGATGAATTAGAAGCACGTGGTGAGCTTGGAAAGAAGATGAAAAAATTAGTAGAAACGAATCAACTTACGGTATTAACACCTTTTTCTATACGCGAGCTCAAAAAAGAGGGGGAGAAAATTTCTGTCTCAGGTGAATGGAATTCAAAAGAGGTCGTTCTACATGACATTGATGAGTTAATTGTAAATACAGGATTTAGACCAGATCGTACGTTCCTAGATGAAATCAGAATTGAACTTGATCCAGCCGTTGAAAGTGTGAAATCACTAGCACCGTTAATCGATCCCAATATCCATAGCTGTGGAACAGTAAGACCTCATGGTGAACAAGAGCTTCGCCACCCTGAGAAAAATTTCTATATTGTCGGAATGAAAAGCTACGGAAGAGCCCCCACCTTTTTACTTGCTACAGGATATGAACAGGTTCGATCTATTGTAGATTATTTAACGGGAGATCTAGAAAGCGCAAAGAAAATATTTTTAGACCTTCCTAAAACTGGGGTTTGCAGCTCTGGAATTGAATCAACGCTTAAAAGTACTGGCTGTGAAATAGACGTAATTAATCAAAAGAATAACTCGTGCTGCAAGTGA